The following proteins are encoded in a genomic region of Coffea eugenioides isolate CCC68of chromosome 6, Ceug_1.0, whole genome shotgun sequence:
- the LOC113774019 gene encoding uncharacterized protein LOC113774019, whose amino-acid sequence MGTMTMEMWMALMVGILPIVGVILWFWNDIWFAIPVRLRGIADGTELPAGYMGIPFLGEMCTFLWNVQNSPLWCTVHACFPSLNKLVSQSPALFSQQWPFAELLGTDSIIGSQGAEHARLKKFVVKAINKPDAPHRVALMVQPRIISVLRSWAQRFRIVAYEEAKKIKPPAKI is encoded by the exons ATGGGAACTATGACAATGGAAATGTGGATGGCTTTAATGGTTGGAATTTTACCAATAGTGGGAGTGATCTTATGGTTTTGGAATGACATCTGGTTTGCTATTCCCGTTAGGCTTCGGGGCATTGCCGATGGCACAGAGCTTCCAGCTGGTTACATGGGCATTCCGTTCTTGGGAGAAATGTGCACGTTTCTCTG GAATGTTCAGAACTCGCCTCTTTGGTGCACCGTCCATGCTTGCTTCCCATCACTGAACAAACTTGTTTCGCAATCACCTGCTCTATTCAGCCAACAATGGCCTTTTGCTGAACTTTTAGGCACTGATTCCATTATTGGATCTCAGGGCGCAGAACATGCTAGACTCAAAAAATTTGTCGTAAAAGCCATCAATAAGCCTGATGCTCCCCACAGGGTGGCCCTTATGGTCCAGCCCCGCATCATTAGTGTCCTCCGATCCTGGGCACAAAGGTTCAGAATTGTAGCATATGAAGAAGCAAAGAAG ATCAAACCCCCTGCTAAGATATAA